A genomic stretch from Longimicrobium sp. includes:
- a CDS encoding SGNH/GDSL hydrolase family protein: MKSGTSRLRLLAMAAAALSLGACVDDGQELITPRNPANGAIFARYVALGNSITAGYQAGGIVDTLQQRSYAVLLAERAGVTNFGIPLIAQPGCGPLVPFTAPLTPSAPAATCARSAAGALVNRVQNVAVPGARLLDLLRFPSGSLGQVNTVLVGPRTQVRAMKEAQPTFVSVWVGNNDALEATVGGLLGPTPTRADSSLTPLATFQTQLNQLVDSIKTAAPQGVMLVGVVNAMSGAPIIQPGAYFFLSRDAAGRFQGKPVNNNCSPVNALGQLNPLSRNFVSFQILNSAVPEIDCSGTLAGGVFVLDAAEQTVVAARVTAFNNAIQAAATANNWLYVNPNTILESFLPVRDAQGRAQRIRKCQGLATATTAAQFQTALLTTCPVPPTGSTAAFAAPNFFGSLMSFDGVHPSTEAHRILAGRFAAAINAKYGTTLTTVET; encoded by the coding sequence ATGAAATCTGGAACGAGCCGGCTCCGGCTCCTCGCCATGGCCGCCGCGGCGCTGTCGCTGGGCGCCTGCGTGGACGACGGCCAGGAGCTGATCACCCCCCGCAACCCCGCCAACGGCGCCATCTTCGCGCGCTACGTGGCGCTGGGGAACTCGATCACCGCCGGCTACCAGGCAGGCGGCATCGTGGACACGCTGCAGCAGCGCTCGTACGCGGTGCTGCTGGCCGAGCGGGCGGGCGTCACCAACTTCGGCATTCCGCTCATCGCCCAGCCCGGGTGCGGCCCGCTGGTGCCGTTCACCGCACCGCTGACCCCGTCGGCGCCCGCGGCTACCTGTGCGCGCTCGGCAGCGGGCGCGCTGGTCAACCGGGTGCAGAACGTGGCGGTGCCCGGCGCCCGCCTGCTGGACCTCCTGCGCTTTCCCAGCGGCTCGCTGGGGCAGGTGAACACCGTGCTGGTGGGTCCGCGCACGCAGGTGCGGGCGATGAAGGAAGCCCAGCCGACCTTCGTGTCCGTGTGGGTGGGGAACAACGACGCGCTGGAGGCGACGGTGGGCGGGCTCCTGGGGCCGACGCCGACGCGGGCCGACTCGTCGCTCACGCCGCTCGCCACCTTCCAGACCCAGCTCAATCAGCTGGTGGACTCGATCAAGACGGCGGCGCCGCAGGGCGTGATGCTGGTGGGCGTGGTCAACGCCATGAGCGGAGCGCCGATCATCCAGCCGGGTGCCTACTTCTTCCTGTCGCGCGACGCGGCGGGGCGGTTCCAGGGCAAGCCGGTGAACAACAACTGCTCGCCGGTCAACGCCCTGGGGCAGCTGAACCCGCTCTCGCGGAACTTCGTCTCCTTCCAGATCCTGAACTCGGCGGTTCCGGAGATCGACTGCAGCGGCACGCTGGCGGGAGGTGTGTTCGTGCTGGACGCGGCGGAGCAGACCGTCGTGGCGGCGCGGGTAACGGCCTTCAACAACGCGATTCAGGCGGCGGCGACCGCCAACAACTGGCTGTACGTCAACCCGAACACGATCCTCGAGTCGTTCCTGCCGGTGCGTGACGCGCAGGGGCGCGCGCAACGCATCCGCAAGTGCCAGGGGCTGGCCACCGCCACCACCGCGGCCCAGTTCCAGACGGCGCTGCTCACCACCTGCCCCGTGCCGCCGACGGGCTCGACGGCTGCCTTTGCCGCGCCGAACTTCTTCGGGTCGCTGATGTCGTTCGACGGTGTGCACCCCTCCACGGAGGCGCACCGGATCCTGGCGGGCCGCTTCGCCGCCGCCATCAACGCGAAGTACGGCACCACGCTCACCACCGTCGAGACCTGA
- a CDS encoding cytochrome c — protein MRETTASRKLPARALWLALPVMAALAGACKPELPPGGYPPVSHRSAPVMPGWSHPDPPPVTPGSAVGGGGAKIVAKNLPAGVTQEMVDQGQELFGQTCTACHGAGGTGSSAAPPLNDKQWLHVTGAYPELVSIINTGVPNPKEFPGAMPPRGGGNFTPEQVGQIAAYVYALSQQGES, from the coding sequence ATGCGCGAGACCACTGCGAGCCGGAAGCTCCCGGCCCGTGCCCTGTGGCTGGCCCTGCCGGTGATGGCGGCGCTGGCCGGCGCCTGCAAGCCGGAGCTGCCGCCCGGCGGGTACCCCCCCGTGTCGCACCGCTCCGCCCCGGTGATGCCGGGTTGGAGCCACCCCGATCCGCCCCCGGTTACGCCGGGCTCGGCGGTCGGCGGCGGCGGCGCCAAGATCGTGGCGAAGAACCTCCCCGCCGGCGTCACGCAGGAGATGGTGGACCAGGGGCAGGAGCTGTTCGGGCAGACGTGCACCGCCTGCCACGGCGCGGGCGGCACGGGGAGCTCGGCCGCGCCGCCGCTCAACGACAAGCAGTGGCTGCACGTCACGGGCGCCTACCCGGAGCTGGTGAGCATCATCAACACCGGCGTGCCCAACCCCAAGGAGTTCCCCGGCGCCATGCCGCCGCGGGGCGGGGGGAACTTCACCCCGGAGCAGGTGGGGCAGATCGCCGCCTACGTCTACGCACTCAGCCAGCAGGGGGAGTCATGA
- a CDS encoding SufE family protein: MSDATQSAGIPPGIEKILRRFATLTPDLTRQALVQYANKLPPLPERFRGLDAEQYRVTECQTPVAIFPEVVDGKMHFHADVPQGAPTIRALLALLFDALNGQPPETTLAIPQDFVPRVMGKIGLATREVGLTAMVERLKRAARQAREEAGE, encoded by the coding sequence ATGAGCGACGCAACGCAGTCCGCCGGGATCCCCCCGGGCATCGAAAAGATTCTCCGGCGCTTCGCCACGCTCACGCCAGACCTCACCCGGCAGGCGCTGGTGCAGTACGCCAACAAGCTGCCGCCCCTGCCCGAGCGCTTCCGCGGGCTGGACGCGGAGCAGTACCGCGTCACCGAGTGCCAGACGCCGGTGGCCATCTTCCCCGAAGTGGTGGACGGGAAGATGCACTTTCACGCCGACGTGCCGCAGGGCGCCCCCACCATACGCGCGCTGCTGGCGCTGCTCTTCGACGCGCTCAACGGGCAGCCCCCGGAGACCACGCTGGCCATCCCCCAGGACTTCGTGCCGCGGGTGATGGGGAAGATCGGGCTGGCCACGCGCGAGGTGGGGCTGACCGCCATGGTGGAGCGGCTGAAGCGGGCCGCGCGCCAGGCGCGGGAGGAGGCGGGGGAGTGA